The following are encoded in a window of Roseivirga misakiensis genomic DNA:
- a CDS encoding efflux RND transporter permease subunit — protein sequence MRKLISYFIKYSVAVNILMFAIIAFGIFGVLKMKSSFFPLNESKIINVSITYPGASPLEVEEGIVLKIEDNLKGVVGIDRVTSVSNENAGTISVEIEKGQDIDLMVQEVKNAVDRVPSYPSGMEPLVVNKTVSVRPTVSFALSGDNIPLITLKAIAREIENDLRGIEGISQVAITGYPAEEIEIAVREKDLLAYNLTFQEVAQTVARENILVSGGNIKTDIEEYLIRANTRSYLANELDFLIVRADPSGNVIRLRDIADVRDRFAESPNASFFNGDVSVNISISNTNDEDLLSTAENVRNYAEEFNQRYTNARLDIVNDTSISLSQRTWLLIENAGMGVALVLIFLSLFLNTRLAFWVAIGIPVAFLGMFIFAPGMSVTINILSLFGMIIVIGILVDDGIVIAENIYQHYEKGKNRVQAAIDGTMEVVPPIVSAILTTLLAFSTFLFLDGRIGEFFGEVSIVVILTLSVSLVEALIILPAHIAHSRALTKENPEKKVGGLNRVFSKLREVNKFGDRIISVLRDRIYARFLRFALNNRFLTLAVAFSILILTIGAIGGGMVRTTFFPQIASDQVSITLKMPEGTSVDITDSILTVIEEKTWEVNEDFTARQTDNRQVIQNVIKRLGPGTGNGSLSINLLPGELRDFPSTDIGNAIRKSMGPVYGVEALTYGGGRNFGGSPISISLLGSNIQELKSAKAELKTAMQNNALLKDITDNDPLGIKEINIVLKEKAYLLGLNTQDVMSQVRNGFFGFQAQRFQRGQDEIRVWVRYDAENRSSLTRLDEMKIATPDGTRVPFAEIANYSIERGEISINHLNGRREVQILADLSDPSESAPDILADIKENVMPAILSQYPSVSALFDGQKREQNKLLASVNTVVPVVIILIYMTIAFTFRSYDQPLLLLLLIPLSLIGVVWGHYIHGFPINILSWLGIIALIGIMVNDGLVLIGKFNSYLKDGMSFDVALYEASKSRFRAIFLTSLTTIAGLAPLIFETSRQAQFLIPMAISIAYGIGVATVLTLVILPIYLSLANNLKVGTKWLVSGQKVPKEQVERAIIELKTEVHD from the coding sequence ATGAGAAAGCTTATTTCCTACTTTATCAAGTATTCCGTGGCAGTAAACATTCTGATGTTTGCCATCATCGCTTTCGGGATTTTCGGTGTACTAAAAATGAAATCTTCTTTCTTTCCTTTGAATGAATCGAAGATCATCAATGTATCCATTACCTACCCAGGTGCCTCCCCTTTGGAAGTCGAGGAAGGGATCGTATTAAAAATTGAAGACAACTTAAAAGGCGTTGTTGGGATAGACAGAGTGACATCTGTGAGCAATGAAAACGCTGGAACGATATCGGTTGAAATAGAAAAAGGTCAAGATATCGATCTGATGGTACAAGAAGTCAAGAATGCCGTTGATCGTGTACCGTCCTACCCAAGTGGAATGGAACCGTTAGTAGTCAACAAGACAGTCAGTGTTAGGCCGACCGTTTCATTTGCGCTGAGCGGTGATAATATCCCGCTGATTACCCTCAAAGCAATTGCAAGAGAAATAGAAAATGACCTAAGAGGTATAGAAGGAATCTCACAAGTAGCCATCACTGGTTACCCTGCTGAAGAGATCGAAATTGCCGTACGTGAAAAAGACTTGCTTGCTTATAATTTGACTTTCCAAGAGGTGGCTCAAACAGTGGCAAGAGAGAATATTTTGGTTTCTGGTGGTAACATTAAAACAGACATCGAAGAGTATCTTATCAGGGCAAATACCCGCTCCTATTTAGCGAATGAGCTTGATTTTTTGATCGTCCGTGCCGATCCATCGGGTAATGTGATTCGACTAAGAGACATCGCAGATGTACGCGATCGATTTGCAGAAAGTCCCAATGCAAGTTTCTTCAATGGCGATGTTTCAGTAAACATTAGCATAAGTAATACTAATGATGAAGACCTATTATCTACCGCCGAAAACGTTAGAAACTATGCAGAAGAATTCAACCAACGATACACTAATGCAAGGCTAGACATTGTAAACGACACTTCTATAAGTCTTTCGCAAAGAACTTGGTTGTTAATTGAAAACGCAGGAATGGGTGTAGCACTCGTTCTAATATTCTTATCCCTATTCCTAAATACGCGACTTGCATTCTGGGTAGCCATCGGTATACCTGTAGCCTTTTTAGGTATGTTCATATTCGCGCCAGGCATGTCGGTGACCATCAATATCCTGTCATTATTTGGCATGATCATCGTCATTGGTATTCTTGTTGATGACGGAATCGTTATTGCCGAAAACATTTATCAGCATTACGAAAAAGGAAAAAATAGAGTTCAAGCCGCCATCGATGGCACAATGGAAGTTGTTCCTCCGATCGTATCGGCCATTCTGACGACGCTGTTAGCGTTTAGTACATTCTTATTCCTAGATGGTAGAATTGGAGAGTTCTTTGGTGAAGTTTCCATCGTAGTAATTCTAACCCTGTCAGTTTCTCTTGTAGAAGCATTGATCATATTGCCCGCTCACATCGCCCATTCGAGAGCTCTAACGAAAGAAAACCCAGAGAAAAAAGTAGGTGGATTAAATCGTGTTTTTAGCAAACTCAGAGAAGTCAACAAGTTTGGCGATAGAATTATTAGTGTATTAAGAGATCGTATTTACGCTAGATTTCTGCGTTTTGCACTCAATAATAGGTTCCTCACTTTAGCGGTTGCCTTTTCCATCTTAATACTAACCATTGGTGCCATTGGAGGTGGTATGGTAAGAACAACCTTCTTCCCTCAAATTGCCAGTGATCAAGTCAGCATTACGCTCAAGATGCCAGAAGGTACTAGTGTGGATATCACGGATTCAATCCTAACGGTAATTGAAGAAAAAACTTGGGAAGTAAACGAAGATTTCACCGCTCGCCAGACTGATAATAGGCAAGTAATTCAAAATGTAATCAAAAGACTCGGCCCCGGGACAGGAAATGGTTCCTTGAGCATCAATTTACTCCCAGGCGAGTTAAGAGACTTTCCTTCAACGGATATTGGTAATGCTATTAGAAAATCGATGGGGCCTGTTTATGGCGTAGAAGCACTAACTTATGGTGGTGGTCGAAATTTCGGAGGAAGCCCAATCTCAATCTCCCTTCTGGGGAGCAACATTCAAGAACTAAAGTCAGCAAAGGCGGAGCTAAAAACAGCAATGCAAAACAATGCCTTACTCAAGGATATTACAGATAATGATCCCTTGGGCATAAAGGAAATCAACATTGTACTGAAAGAAAAAGCATATCTATTGGGTTTAAATACGCAAGACGTAATGTCTCAGGTTCGTAATGGATTCTTTGGTTTTCAAGCACAAAGATTTCAGAGAGGACAAGACGAAATTCGTGTTTGGGTTCGATATGATGCAGAAAATAGATCGAGTTTGACAAGACTCGATGAAATGAAGATTGCCACACCAGATGGCACAAGAGTACCATTTGCCGAAATCGCTAACTATAGTATAGAAAGAGGCGAAATTTCGATCAACCATTTGAATGGAAGAAGAGAGGTTCAAATACTAGCTGACCTTTCCGATCCATCAGAAAGTGCCCCAGATATTCTTGCTGACATTAAGGAAAATGTCATGCCAGCTATCTTGTCACAATACCCTTCTGTATCAGCACTTTTTGATGGGCAAAAAAGAGAACAAAACAAATTGTTAGCTTCGGTTAATACGGTGGTACCTGTGGTCATCATCCTCATTTATATGACCATTGCCTTTACTTTCAGATCATACGATCAGCCATTATTACTCCTCCTACTCATTCCATTAAGTTTAATTGGGGTTGTTTGGGGCCACTATATCCATGGTTTCCCGATTAACATATTATCATGGTTGGGTATTATAGCACTCATCGGAATTATGGTTAATGATGGATTGGTTCTGATCGGGAAGTTTAATAGCTACCTAAAAGATGGTATGTCATTCGATGTAGCACTTTACGAAGCATCTAAATCTCGTTTTAGAGCAATTTTCTTAACATCACTAACGACGATCGCTGGACTAGCACCGCTAATTTTTGAAACCAGTAGACAAGCGCAATTTCTAATTCCAATGGCAATTTCTATTGCCTATGGCATTGGAGTAGCCACAGTTTTAACGCTTGTGATTCTACCAATCTACTTATCATTGGCTAACAACCTCAAAGTAGGTACGAAATGGCTTGTAAGTGGTCAGAAAGTCCCGAAAGAGCAAGTGGAAAGAGCAATTATTGAATTAAAAACTGAAGTTCATGACTAA
- a CDS encoding efflux RND transporter periplasmic adaptor subunit has product MVRKIIGVVLGLIFLVGAGYVAKTLIDNNKRVVREVPKTVKTVFTQSVLNTEVPIVVKASGNLVASRKIELFSEVQGIFKEAELPFKAGQTYQKDQVLLDIDSREFYTSLLAQRSTLYDIITGMMPDLKFDYPESFQNWETYLQNFDLNEDLEELPEPVNDKEKYFVNGRQIVTTYYNIKNLEERYRKYQISAPFSGILTESLVNPGTLIRSGQKLGEFVSLNDFELEVDVNQEYIDILRVGKRVALSDLSGTNEWQGVVRRVNGRLDQSTQTVKVFIGVQGNGLIEGMYLEANIAARSEKDALEIPRNLLNNETEIFAVEDGKITTKAVNAVYFTDKTAIVKGLEDGTQIISRPLPGAYDGMLVKIAPGASSVEK; this is encoded by the coding sequence ATGGTAAGAAAGATTATTGGAGTCGTTTTAGGGCTCATTTTTTTAGTAGGTGCCGGCTATGTAGCTAAAACACTTATCGATAATAATAAAAGGGTGGTTCGAGAGGTCCCCAAAACTGTTAAAACCGTTTTCACTCAATCCGTTTTAAATACTGAAGTCCCAATAGTGGTAAAAGCAAGTGGCAACTTGGTTGCCTCGCGGAAAATTGAGCTTTTTTCAGAGGTCCAAGGTATTTTCAAAGAAGCTGAACTCCCCTTCAAAGCGGGACAGACTTACCAAAAGGATCAAGTACTGCTAGATATCGATAGTCGAGAGTTCTACACAAGCCTATTAGCGCAACGATCTACCTTATATGATATCATCACGGGTATGATGCCTGATTTGAAGTTTGATTACCCTGAATCATTCCAAAACTGGGAAACATACCTTCAAAACTTTGATTTGAATGAGGACTTGGAAGAACTACCAGAACCAGTTAATGACAAGGAAAAGTATTTTGTAAATGGCCGACAGATAGTCACCACTTATTATAATATCAAGAATTTAGAGGAGCGCTATCGTAAATACCAGATTTCGGCGCCATTTAGCGGTATCCTCACGGAATCCCTTGTAAATCCAGGTACACTGATCAGGTCTGGTCAAAAGTTAGGCGAATTTGTTTCTCTCAATGATTTTGAACTCGAGGTAGATGTAAATCAAGAGTACATCGATATACTTAGAGTAGGCAAAAGAGTAGCGCTTAGTGATCTGAGTGGGACTAACGAATGGCAAGGAGTTGTAAGAAGAGTTAACGGTAGACTTGACCAAAGTACCCAAACTGTTAAGGTATTTATCGGGGTGCAAGGAAATGGCCTTATAGAAGGTATGTACCTAGAAGCAAATATTGCAGCAAGATCGGAAAAGGACGCCCTAGAGATACCAAGGAACTTACTCAACAATGAAACTGAGATTTTTGCTGTAGAAGACGGTAAAATTACGACCAAGGCCGTAAACGCTGTCTATTTCACTGACAAAACAGCTATTGTCAAAGGCCTAGAAGATGGTACTCAAATCATTAGCCGACCATTACCTGGAGCTTATGACGGTATGTTAGTTAAGATTGCACCAGGAGCTAGTAGCGTAGAAAAATAA
- a CDS encoding nuclear transport factor 2 family protein, whose amino-acid sequence MTLLKLLILMSFHQAQTPEQVVQKQLDTYNARDIDRFMSVMDKNVALFNFSDGKLLAQGEKEVRELYTNLFEKSPKLNSVLKNRIVLGHQVIDHELITGRMGSQDLIELVVIYEVKDELIYKITVMRKNG is encoded by the coding sequence ATGACTTTGCTTAAACTTTTAATACTCATGTCGTTTCACCAAGCGCAAACTCCGGAACAGGTTGTTCAGAAGCAACTCGATACTTACAATGCTAGAGACATTGATCGGTTCATGTCGGTGATGGATAAAAACGTAGCGTTATTCAATTTTTCGGATGGTAAACTTTTAGCGCAAGGCGAAAAGGAAGTAAGGGAGTTATATACCAACCTTTTCGAAAAATCACCTAAACTAAACTCCGTACTCAAAAACAGAATTGTGCTTGGTCATCAGGTCATAGATCATGAGCTCATTACCGGGCGAATGGGGAGCCAAGATCTTATAGAGTTGGTAGTTATCTATGAAGTAAAAGATGAACTCATTTATAAAATCACAGTCATGAGAAAAAACGGTTAA
- a CDS encoding LytR/AlgR family response regulator transcription factor: MINYLIIDDEPIAHRIIEGYADHLSILMKLGNCYNAMEAISALNSTAVDLIFLDINMPQLSGFEMLKTLSKRPRVIVTTAYQEFALEGYELEVVDYLLKPFSLERFIKAINKLTLTQTSAPPMPANNAVNESIYLKEDRRFRQVWLDDILYVEAYGNYCKVYLKNELLITPEKISDLEKTLPSTTFLRTHKSYIVAKNHINAIEGNKINIVGKFIPIGQTYMRTIKNLLKG; the protein is encoded by the coding sequence ATGATTAACTACTTAATAATTGACGATGAACCGATAGCGCATAGAATCATAGAGGGTTATGCAGATCACCTTTCTATACTTATGAAATTGGGGAATTGCTACAATGCCATGGAGGCGATTAGTGCGCTAAATAGTACCGCTGTTGATTTGATATTTTTAGATATAAACATGCCTCAATTATCTGGTTTTGAAATGCTTAAGACGCTTTCTAAACGACCAAGAGTAATTGTGACAACGGCCTATCAAGAGTTTGCCTTAGAAGGTTATGAGTTGGAAGTTGTAGACTATTTACTCAAGCCATTTTCCTTAGAACGATTCATTAAGGCCATCAATAAGCTAACATTGACTCAAACTTCGGCACCACCTATGCCGGCGAACAATGCAGTAAACGAAAGCATTTACTTGAAAGAAGATAGAAGATTTAGGCAAGTATGGCTGGATGATATCCTCTACGTAGAAGCTTACGGTAACTATTGCAAAGTCTACCTGAAAAATGAGTTATTAATTACTCCAGAGAAAATTTCAGATTTGGAAAAAACACTTCCTTCAACGACATTTTTGCGGACACACAAGTCTTACATTGTGGCAAAAAATCACATTAATGCCATTGAAGGAAATAAAATCAATATTGTTGGCAAGTTTATCCCGATAGGACAAACCTATATGCGCACGATCAAAAATCTTTTGAAAGGCTAA
- a CDS encoding sensor histidine kinase — protein sequence MVSWAKRYTKQIIVAIILIGSVLAMINLKPLYELDRDSTYEDQFRMAQVVFILTLLYIITEFVFNRWKAYKSLKNAHSEAQLELLKTKMDPHFFFNTLNNLYGLAIEKSEDTGPIILKLSEVMRYNIYEGAKESVSIKEEINHLNQYIEIHKIRYKKRVHIQLEEDIYDEEAQVAPLLFINLLENAFKHGVESLTDDAFIKIKFKTSPNEVYFSIENNYLPEQNHEKHGIGLSNLKERLRLTYPKRHSIEIHQAENVFRVELKLSIA from the coding sequence ATGGTTAGTTGGGCAAAAAGGTATACGAAACAGATCATTGTTGCCATCATACTCATCGGTTCTGTGTTGGCTATGATCAACTTGAAACCTTTGTATGAACTGGATCGAGATTCAACTTATGAAGATCAGTTCAGGATGGCTCAAGTAGTCTTTATTTTGACCTTACTGTATATTATCACAGAATTCGTTTTCAACCGGTGGAAAGCTTATAAAAGCTTAAAAAACGCCCATAGCGAAGCGCAGTTAGAGTTATTGAAAACAAAGATGGATCCTCATTTCTTCTTTAACACACTCAATAACCTTTATGGATTGGCTATCGAAAAATCAGAAGATACTGGACCAATCATTCTTAAGCTTTCAGAAGTAATGCGCTACAATATTTACGAAGGAGCTAAGGAAAGTGTATCGATCAAAGAGGAAATCAATCACTTAAATCAATACATAGAGATTCATAAGATTAGATATAAAAAGCGGGTGCATATTCAATTAGAGGAAGACATTTATGATGAAGAAGCTCAGGTAGCACCACTTCTGTTTATCAATTTACTAGAAAATGCATTTAAACATGGGGTCGAAAGTTTGACAGACGATGCCTTTATAAAGATCAAATTTAAAACAAGTCCGAATGAGGTATACTTTTCCATAGAAAACAACTATCTACCTGAGCAAAACCATGAAAAACATGGCATTGGACTTTCTAACTTGAAAGAACGATTGAGGCTCACCTACCCCAAACGGCATTCTATTGAAATTCATCAAGCAGAAAACGTATTCCGGGTTGAATTAAAACTATCTATCGCATGA
- a CDS encoding serine hydrolase domain-containing protein: MFILILSAYLPIQAQDQSDFEALIEMLKEDVPKQMASKNVPGMAMAVFDKGQVVFQSGFGFADISKQSTINENTGFNIGSISKMFTAWGVMHLVERGKVDLDKPVETYLKSWKIPSSEFDNKKITVRALLSHTAGLSVHGYGGYSPDEELPSLVASLNGDRRADERVEVILEPLTQFKYSGGGYSILQLMIEDVSELPFEKYMERQIFKPLKMTNTTFKITKKVLKSSAKPYDEAGNEIYLERFTAKAAAGLQTNLQDLIKFAKATFNGSQVLSKDVLSKMQKPLAVTKGRYGLGYMTYPMGPVQMVGHAGSNDGWESAFLFDFTENSGLIMLTNGSLGKDVAINTMRKWVMWKQKARR, encoded by the coding sequence TTGTTCATTTTAATTCTGTCAGCATACCTTCCAATCCAAGCGCAAGATCAGTCGGATTTTGAAGCATTGATTGAAATGCTAAAAGAGGATGTGCCTAAACAAATGGCTTCTAAAAATGTGCCTGGAATGGCCATGGCGGTATTTGATAAGGGTCAAGTTGTCTTTCAAAGTGGTTTTGGTTTCGCAGATATCTCAAAACAATCAACTATCAATGAAAATACGGGTTTTAATATTGGATCAATATCTAAAATGTTCACGGCTTGGGGTGTGATGCACTTAGTAGAAAGAGGTAAAGTCGATCTGGATAAACCAGTAGAAACCTATCTGAAGAGCTGGAAGATCCCTTCCTCTGAGTTCGATAACAAAAAGATTACTGTCAGAGCATTATTAAGTCATACGGCAGGTTTATCGGTTCACGGATACGGTGGTTATAGTCCTGATGAAGAATTGCCAAGTCTGGTAGCATCACTTAATGGCGACCGAAGAGCAGACGAAAGGGTAGAGGTTATTCTTGAACCACTCACTCAATTTAAATACTCTGGTGGTGGATATTCGATTTTACAGCTGATGATTGAAGATGTTTCCGAGTTACCCTTTGAAAAATACATGGAACGCCAGATTTTCAAACCACTTAAAATGACAAACACGACGTTCAAAATCACCAAAAAAGTACTGAAATCATCCGCTAAGCCTTATGACGAAGCGGGGAATGAAATCTATCTTGAGCGATTCACGGCAAAGGCTGCGGCGGGATTGCAAACTAATCTGCAAGACCTTATCAAATTTGCTAAGGCAACCTTCAATGGTTCGCAGGTTTTATCAAAGGACGTTTTATCTAAAATGCAAAAGCCTCTTGCTGTTACTAAAGGGCGCTATGGCTTGGGATACATGACCTATCCAATGGGGCCAGTCCAGATGGTTGGTCACGCAGGTTCAAACGATGGTTGGGAGTCTGCTTTTTTGTTTGATTTCACCGAAAACAGCGGGCTAATTATGTTAACTAATGGGTCTTTAGGCAAAGATGTAGCTATCAATACCATGCGTAAATGGGTAATGTGGAAACAAAAAGCTAGGCGCTGA
- a CDS encoding cupin domain-containing protein produces the protein MDKTITLTTISNDGKGKSYFDQRHFPTDEKGGMWLTDRINALNFRLRSSLPGYKTEFHVAGDPTLIIIQQGTLRITLNDGAQKDFVSGDMFIAEDFLDKAINFNNEIHGHKAEVIGKQSLKAVHIKLSEISA, from the coding sequence ATGGATAAAACGATCACCCTCACCACCATTTCTAATGATGGCAAGGGTAAATCATATTTTGACCAACGCCACTTCCCAACAGATGAAAAAGGTGGCATGTGGTTAACAGACCGAATCAATGCCCTGAATTTTAGACTCCGATCAAGCCTACCTGGGTATAAAACCGAATTCCATGTCGCAGGTGATCCCACGTTGATTATAATTCAACAAGGAACGTTGAGAATCACGCTAAATGATGGCGCGCAAAAAGACTTTGTTTCAGGTGACATGTTCATCGCAGAGGATTTTCTGGATAAAGCGATCAACTTCAATAATGAAATTCACGGTCACAAAGCAGAAGTCATCGGCAAGCAATCCTTAAAGGCAGTACATATTAAACTAAGCGAAATCAGCGCCTAG
- a CDS encoding SGNH/GDSL hydrolase family protein — translation MNSFCKIGLLLIVTLGLCSCSNKEIPTPPISYLALGDSYTIGESVNSSETWPIQLIDSLRVMDISSIPPRIIAKTGWRTDQLRDSLENDLSIGSNYDLVSLLIGVNNQVQGQTVEDFDVEFAGMLAKAISYAGSDPERVIVLSIPDYGKTDFGQYLGGDRISAEIDLYNESIKKNCLLQGVEFFDITPISREVVNDESLLADDNFHPSRKMYREWVELIFSKVHTTILSKR, via the coding sequence GTGAATTCTTTTTGCAAAATCGGCTTATTGCTAATAGTGACACTGGGGCTATGCTCCTGTAGCAATAAAGAAATACCAACACCTCCCATTTCCTATTTAGCGCTTGGCGATTCGTATACTATTGGTGAAAGTGTGAATTCGTCTGAAACTTGGCCTATACAATTAATTGATTCCTTAAGAGTTATGGACATCAGCTCAATCCCCCCGAGAATTATCGCCAAAACTGGTTGGCGAACCGACCAATTGAGAGACTCACTAGAAAATGATTTAAGTATTGGTAGCAATTACGATCTAGTCTCATTATTAATCGGTGTAAACAATCAAGTTCAGGGTCAAACAGTAGAGGATTTCGATGTTGAATTTGCAGGGATGTTAGCCAAAGCCATCAGTTATGCTGGAAGTGATCCTGAGCGCGTCATTGTGCTGTCTATTCCCGATTATGGTAAAACTGATTTTGGTCAATACCTTGGTGGAGATAGAATTAGTGCTGAAATCGACTTATATAATGAATCGATCAAGAAAAACTGTCTCTTGCAAGGCGTCGAATTCTTCGATATAACCCCAATATCAAGAGAAGTAGTAAATGATGAATCGCTACTCGCAGATGATAATTTTCATCCCTCAAGAAAGATGTATAGAGAATGGGTTGAACTCATTTTCAGTAAAGTCCACACCACCATACTTTCCAAACGTTAG
- a CDS encoding DUF4932 domain-containing protein encodes MRSLLTIFFSLILAFQGNSQKVQVRFSKNIDLFAYIVHLGDPAENDPSNNITKKINAYPEDGKNKALFQMFEVAQTLEYSFLIELMYRLQDLPSTGSLNVPSGLLKKYQLNAPDDQKKVEKLIGLANQLAQETNFHKIWESLSQERKKVRLDLIKMSPSDKIMAEMESFYGQEFQAYEIIPSLMLWTGSAFGLKNIEGTKATFVLAPLEPNYIFNNDRFESLTIHEFGHPFVNDVVAKNENLIAQTQTLFAPIQSAMQPQGYSNWLSCLYEHFVRAGEVIIPKVQGDLARSSAIQENYTKNRSFKYLPFIVDRLQEYRFTKKFSYQESVEKTMIDLKDKYVNNSNGDGKN; translated from the coding sequence ATGAGATCGCTCTTGACCATCTTTTTCTCTTTGATCCTTGCGTTTCAGGGTAATAGCCAGAAAGTACAAGTTCGTTTTAGCAAGAACATTGATTTATTTGCCTATATCGTTCATTTGGGCGATCCAGCTGAAAACGACCCATCCAATAACATTACTAAAAAAATCAATGCTTATCCAGAAGATGGCAAAAACAAAGCCTTATTCCAGATGTTTGAGGTGGCTCAGACTTTAGAGTATAGCTTTTTAATTGAACTCATGTATCGACTCCAAGATTTGCCGTCAACAGGTTCACTAAATGTGCCATCGGGGCTGCTCAAAAAGTACCAATTAAATGCACCAGACGATCAAAAAAAGGTTGAAAAGCTCATAGGTCTGGCTAATCAACTTGCTCAAGAGACGAACTTTCATAAAATCTGGGAAAGTCTGTCCCAAGAAAGAAAAAAAGTAAGATTAGATTTAATCAAAATGAGTCCATCTGACAAGATAATGGCAGAAATGGAGTCATTCTATGGCCAAGAATTCCAAGCATACGAAATCATACCTAGCCTTATGCTATGGACTGGTTCAGCCTTCGGTTTAAAAAATATCGAAGGAACAAAAGCGACCTTTGTATTGGCACCTTTGGAACCCAATTACATTTTCAACAACGACCGTTTCGAAAGTTTGACGATTCATGAATTTGGGCATCCTTTTGTCAATGATGTGGTCGCAAAAAACGAAAATCTAATAGCCCAAACACAGACATTATTTGCCCCTATTCAGTCGGCCATGCAACCACAAGGATATAGCAATTGGCTATCTTGCCTGTATGAGCATTTTGTACGAGCTGGAGAAGTAATTATACCTAAGGTGCAAGGAGACTTAGCAAGAAGTAGCGCTATTCAAGAAAATTACACTAAGAATAGAAGCTTTAAATATTTGCCTTTTATCGTCGACAGACTTCAAGAATATCGATTCACCAAAAAGTTCTCTTACCAAGAATCCGTAGAAAAAACGATGATTGATTTAAAGGACAAATACGTAAACAACTCTAATGGAGATGGTAAGAATTAA